Proteins from a genomic interval of Sparus aurata chromosome 21, fSpaAur1.1, whole genome shotgun sequence:
- the cdyl gene encoding chromodomain Y-like protein isoform X1, whose translation MATEEFYEVEQIVDRRRNRKGKLEYLVRWRGYGSEGDTWEPESHLSTCMIYVHDFNRQYAERQRDNMLLRSTRSSPSHHCSPTHRPPCRLPPSTAAHADISSDISCGLTADCDRVKPVLVPAHLVRLASISSQQPAGLTPASPVGSARRSVDLSKTGIKILVPKSPMNSRLDSDESPGEAAQGLEAGAQEAHLVPPEVALLEKPAGVQLGPGEERARMGTRPRNQNPLPPPRAPVTPAAMRSLCGTGNSPLMEAVPANGMSGVQSAVAGSTSVTGKRRLEERCAFDKRLRFSVRQTESAYRYRDIVVKKQDGFTHILLSTKSSDNNTLNPEVMKEIQSAMATAASDDSKMVLLGAVGSVFCCGLDFLYFIRRLTDDRKKESIKMAETIRTFVNTFIQFKKPIVAAVNGPALGLGAAILPLCDVVWANEKAWFQTPYTSYGQTPDACSSFTFPRIMGLASANELLLSGRKLTAQEACSKGLVSQVLWPGTFTQEVMLRIKELVTVDSLVLRESKALMRNTSRSALEQANELECEALKRVWGSSQGTDSILQYLQRRTELC comes from the exons ATGGCTACAGAGGAGTTCTACGAG gtggagcagaTTGTGGACAGAAGGAGGAACAGGAAGGGGAAGTTGGAGTACCTGGTCAGGTGGAGAGGTTATGGTTCTGAGGGGGACACATGGGAGCCGGAGAGTCACCTGTCCACCTGTATGATCTACGTCCATGACTTCAACCGTCAGTACGCAGAGCGGCAGAGAGACAACATGTTGCTGCGCTCCACCCGCAGCTCACCCAGCCACCACTGTAGCCCCACCCATAGACCACCTTGCAGGCTGCCGCCCTCTACGGCTGCTCATGCTGACATCAGCAGTGACATCAGCTGTGGTCTAACTGCAGACTGTGATCGGGTGAAACCCGTTCTCGTCCCAGCTCACCTGGTCCGCCTGGCCTCCATCAGCTCACAGCAGCCTGCTGGTCTGACCCCGGCGTCTCCGGTCGGCTCCGCCCGCCGCAGCGTGGACCTGTCCAAGACCGGCATCAAGATCCTCGTTCCTAAGAGTCCGATGAACAGCCGCCTGGACTCGGATGAGTCTCCCGGCGAGGCGGCTCAGGGCCTGGAGGCCGGAGCTCAGGAGGCTCACCTGGTCCCACCTGAGGTCGCCCTGCTGGAGAAACCTGCAGGAGTCCAGCTGGGGCCCGGAGAGGAGAGAGCCCGCATGGGGACTAGACCCCGCAACCAGAACCCCCTGCCCCCACCACGAGCACCTGTCACACCTGCCGCCATGCGCTCCCTCTGTGGCACAG GTAACTCGCCACTGATGGAGGCTGTCCCTGCCAACGGGATGTCAGGTGTGCAGAGTGCTGTTGCCGGGTCGACCAGTGTGACTGGGAAACGTCGTCTGGAGGAACGTTGTGCCTTCGACAAACGTCTGAGGTTCAGTGTTCGACAGACGGAGAGTGCTTATCGTTATCGTGACATCGTGGTGAAGAAGCAGGACGGTTTCACCCACATCCTGCTGTCCACTAAAAGCTCTGATAACAACACGCTGAACCCTGAG GTGATGAAGGAGATTCAGAGCGCTATGGCGACGGCAGCTTCAGATGACAGTAAGATGGTGTTACTCGGTGCCGTCGGCAGTGTCTTCTGCTGCGGCCTCGACTTCCTGTATTTCATCAGACGCCTGACGGACGACAGGAAGAAGGAGAGCATCAAGATGGCAGAGACCATCAG GACCTTCGTCAACACCTTCATCCAGTTCAAGAAGCCCATTGTGGCAGCAGTAAACGGGCCGGCGCTCGGCCTTGGCGCCGCCATTCTGCCGCTTTGCGATGTGGTGTGGGCCAATGAAAAGGCTTGGTTCCAGACGCCATACACATCCTATGGCCAGACACCCGACGCCTGCTCGTCTTTCACCTTTCCGCGCATCATGGGCCTCGCCTCG GCTAACGAGCTGCTGCTGAGCGGCAGGAAGCTGACGGCTCAGGAGGCGTGCTCTAAAGGTTTGGTTTCTCAGGTTCTCTGGCCAGGAACCTttacacaggaagtgatgctgCGAATTAAGGAGTTGGTGACCGTTGACTCACTG GTTCTACGGGAGTCTAAAGCCCTGATGAGGAACACCAGCCGCAGTGCTCTGGAGCAAGCTAATGAGCTGGAGTGTGAAGCCCTGAAGAGAGTCTGGGGCTCATCGCAGGGAACTGACTCCATCCTGCAGTACCTGCAGAGGAGAACCGAGCTCTGCTAG
- the cdyl gene encoding chromodomain Y-like protein isoform X2 — protein MIYVHDFNRQYAERQRDNMLLRSTRSSPSHHCSPTHRPPCRLPPSTAAHADISSDISCGLTADCDRVKPVLVPAHLVRLASISSQQPAGLTPASPVGSARRSVDLSKTGIKILVPKSPMNSRLDSDESPGEAAQGLEAGAQEAHLVPPEVALLEKPAGVQLGPGEERARMGTRPRNQNPLPPPRAPVTPAAMRSLCGTGNSPLMEAVPANGMSGVQSAVAGSTSVTGKRRLEERCAFDKRLRFSVRQTESAYRYRDIVVKKQDGFTHILLSTKSSDNNTLNPEVMKEIQSAMATAASDDSKMVLLGAVGSVFCCGLDFLYFIRRLTDDRKKESIKMAETIRTFVNTFIQFKKPIVAAVNGPALGLGAAILPLCDVVWANEKAWFQTPYTSYGQTPDACSSFTFPRIMGLASANELLLSGRKLTAQEACSKGLVSQVLWPGTFTQEVMLRIKELVTVDSLVLRESKALMRNTSRSALEQANELECEALKRVWGSSQGTDSILQYLQRRTELC, from the exons ATGATCTACGTCCATGACTTCAACCGTCAGTACGCAGAGCGGCAGAGAGACAACATGTTGCTGCGCTCCACCCGCAGCTCACCCAGCCACCACTGTAGCCCCACCCATAGACCACCTTGCAGGCTGCCGCCCTCTACGGCTGCTCATGCTGACATCAGCAGTGACATCAGCTGTGGTCTAACTGCAGACTGTGATCGGGTGAAACCCGTTCTCGTCCCAGCTCACCTGGTCCGCCTGGCCTCCATCAGCTCACAGCAGCCTGCTGGTCTGACCCCGGCGTCTCCGGTCGGCTCCGCCCGCCGCAGCGTGGACCTGTCCAAGACCGGCATCAAGATCCTCGTTCCTAAGAGTCCGATGAACAGCCGCCTGGACTCGGATGAGTCTCCCGGCGAGGCGGCTCAGGGCCTGGAGGCCGGAGCTCAGGAGGCTCACCTGGTCCCACCTGAGGTCGCCCTGCTGGAGAAACCTGCAGGAGTCCAGCTGGGGCCCGGAGAGGAGAGAGCCCGCATGGGGACTAGACCCCGCAACCAGAACCCCCTGCCCCCACCACGAGCACCTGTCACACCTGCCGCCATGCGCTCCCTCTGTGGCACAG GTAACTCGCCACTGATGGAGGCTGTCCCTGCCAACGGGATGTCAGGTGTGCAGAGTGCTGTTGCCGGGTCGACCAGTGTGACTGGGAAACGTCGTCTGGAGGAACGTTGTGCCTTCGACAAACGTCTGAGGTTCAGTGTTCGACAGACGGAGAGTGCTTATCGTTATCGTGACATCGTGGTGAAGAAGCAGGACGGTTTCACCCACATCCTGCTGTCCACTAAAAGCTCTGATAACAACACGCTGAACCCTGAG GTGATGAAGGAGATTCAGAGCGCTATGGCGACGGCAGCTTCAGATGACAGTAAGATGGTGTTACTCGGTGCCGTCGGCAGTGTCTTCTGCTGCGGCCTCGACTTCCTGTATTTCATCAGACGCCTGACGGACGACAGGAAGAAGGAGAGCATCAAGATGGCAGAGACCATCAG GACCTTCGTCAACACCTTCATCCAGTTCAAGAAGCCCATTGTGGCAGCAGTAAACGGGCCGGCGCTCGGCCTTGGCGCCGCCATTCTGCCGCTTTGCGATGTGGTGTGGGCCAATGAAAAGGCTTGGTTCCAGACGCCATACACATCCTATGGCCAGACACCCGACGCCTGCTCGTCTTTCACCTTTCCGCGCATCATGGGCCTCGCCTCG GCTAACGAGCTGCTGCTGAGCGGCAGGAAGCTGACGGCTCAGGAGGCGTGCTCTAAAGGTTTGGTTTCTCAGGTTCTCTGGCCAGGAACCTttacacaggaagtgatgctgCGAATTAAGGAGTTGGTGACCGTTGACTCACTG GTTCTACGGGAGTCTAAAGCCCTGATGAGGAACACCAGCCGCAGTGCTCTGGAGCAAGCTAATGAGCTGGAGTGTGAAGCCCTGAAGAGAGTCTGGGGCTCATCGCAGGGAACTGACTCCATCCTGCAGTACCTGCAGAGGAGAACCGAGCTCTGCTAG